The Nocardioides sp. S5 genome includes a window with the following:
- a CDS encoding serine/arginine repetitive matrix protein 2 has product MSASFATPEGLRALLQRLHDRESVGYWAWRQDPEAERLMQFTIGKYRSLARTHNCEPEDSAYAAFEAMRTRAVRCADDPWAVITRAVQVSLIAEERAAGLLCSTSQARRREVMRHHDARRFGEDETGFLELLAESRGPSPVDPAPAAPRLKPGEATPTTAFEALNLVISMFVALGWPSSSATCTLDYIATRLMEAGDRHVAHAYLRRDLAGRVALDLDRDSWATALRIVLGNPDKAAVATRAGVGVLAMLVCDWKVIDLLADDGLVVEIRDSAPKVARRIDV; this is encoded by the coding sequence CTGCTGCAGCGCCTTCACGACCGAGAGAGCGTCGGCTACTGGGCCTGGCGGCAGGACCCCGAGGCGGAGCGGCTCATGCAGTTCACGATCGGCAAGTACCGATCGCTCGCGCGCACACATAACTGCGAGCCTGAGGACTCGGCCTACGCCGCCTTCGAGGCCATGCGCACTCGCGCGGTGAGGTGCGCGGACGACCCGTGGGCAGTCATCACCCGTGCAGTCCAGGTCAGCCTTATCGCCGAGGAGCGCGCGGCCGGGCTGCTCTGCTCGACGTCCCAGGCGCGCAGGCGGGAGGTCATGCGTCACCACGACGCTCGCCGCTTCGGCGAAGACGAGACGGGGTTCCTGGAACTCCTCGCTGAGAGCAGGGGTCCGTCGCCGGTGGACCCGGCGCCGGCGGCGCCGCGGTTGAAGCCCGGCGAGGCTACGCCGACGACAGCGTTCGAGGCGCTCAACCTCGTGATCAGCATGTTCGTCGCCCTCGGCTGGCCGAGCAGCAGCGCGACCTGCACTCTCGACTACATCGCCACACGGCTGATGGAAGCCGGCGACCGCCACGTGGCCCACGCCTACCTCCGGCGTGACCTGGCCGGCCGCGTGGCCCTCGACCTCGACCGCGACTCCTGGGCAACCGCGCTACGGATCGTGCTCGGCAACCCGGACAAGGCCGCCGTCGCGACGCGCGCCGGCGTCGGCGTACTCGCCATGCTCGTCTGCGACTGGAAGGTCATCGACCTGCTCGCCGACGACGGGCTCGTCGTGGAAATCCGCGACTCTGCGCCA